The DNA segment GACCATTCATCAAGAGCAGAAAACGGTTCATCCATCAACAGCACCCGAGGTCGCCTGACTAATGCTCTCGCAACTGCAACCCGTTGCTTCTCTCCACCTGAGATCTCCCTTGGCTTACTCTTACGTAAATGAGAGATGCCAAGCGTTTCTAGTACAGCATCTACGTGATTACGCTGCACAGCACGTTCACTCTTCGTAAGCGCATATTCCACATTTTTCTGAACTGTCATATGAGGAAACAACGCATAATCTTGAAAGATATAGCCAACCCCACGCCTTTGAGGAGGGATAAAGACACGATTGCCATCGTACACGCATTGATCATCTATGGAGATTGTGCCCCCATCAGGCTTTGAAAGACCTGCAATACAATTAAGGAGTGTAGTCTTACCACTACCTGACCTTCCTAATAAAACGACAAGCTCGTGATGGATACGAAGCTGGACGTCTAACTTGAAATGTGAGAGTTGTTTATGTAGATCAATAGATAACACGCCGTGGACTTCCTTTCCTAATTATTATAGGGAGACCCATTCCATTTATTTAAGAAGAAGACAGTACCGAACCCAAGTACAACCATCATTACAACAAAGAGTTCCGCCTGGCTTTGATTTCCCGATTCGACGGAGAAGAAAATCTCTAATGGGAGCGTATTTGTAAGACCCTTCGTGTAGCTCGCGATCATTAAGGTCGCTCCAAATTCACCAAGTGCACGGGCGAAAGTTAAGATGACTCCAGCTAGTAGTCCTGGCCAGGCTAAAGGGAAAGAAACTGTCCAAAACACTTTCCATTTGCCTGCCCCCATCGTGTACGCCGCTCGCTCAAGATTGGCATCATACTGTTGAAAGGCGGTGACCGCACTTTGGAACATAAGAGGAAATGCTACAACACTACTAGCAAGCACAGCCGCATACCACGTAAAGACAATTTGAATACCAAACCACTCGTTCAACAAAGACCCAATGAAGCCTTCTCGACCGAATAGATAGAGCAAGCCAAATCCAATGACCGTAGGAGGAAGGACTAGAGGAAGCATAAAGATGGAACGAATCACCGTCTTCCCAACAAAGGTTCCACGTGCGAATAGCCTTCCAAGAACAGTACCGACGATAAACACAATGATCGTTGAAATAGTGGCTACCCTTAAAGACAACCACACAGGAAAGAGATCCATCCTACATCACCCTCCTTCCTTGAAGCCGTGGGCATGGAAGATCTCCTGTGATTCCTTACTACGTAAATAGGCGAGAAACGCTTCTGCTTCTTCAGAACGCTCACTTAAAGCTACGACTGCTCCGGGATAAACAATTTGACTATATCGCTCTTTCGGAACGACACTCAAGGAAGTTAACCCCTCAAGTGTCATCACATCGCTTCTATAGACAAACCCAGCATCCACGTTTCCTGTCTTTATGTATGAAGCAACCTGTCTAACGTTTTTAGCAAAGACCGCTTTATCTTGTACCGTTTCCCATTGCTCACCCAATGCTTCTTTCGCGTACGTACCTGCTGGAACACTCTCTGGCTCCCCCATTGCGAAAGAATCTACTTTCTTATCCAACAAATCTTGAAAGTTGTACGATTCCCCTTCTTTAGAAGCCACTACAAGTTCATTATAAGCAAGCTCATGATAAGTACTTTCGTCAATAAGACCTTTCTCCATTACAAATTCCATCCATTCAGTGCTCGCAGGGAGAAAGACATCCGCTGGTGCTCCTCTATCAATTTGATGAGCTAACGTTCCGGAAGAGCCATAATTTATCAACAAATCGATTGATGGATGTTCTTGTTCGTATGCTTGTTCCACTTCTTCCATGACATTCGTCAAACTGGATGCGACAGATATCCGAAGCGTTCGTTCTTCCTCTTCAGTCTGACATCCAACTAACAGGAAGATGAGGAGGAATGAAATTGTTTTATACAACGTGTATAGAGCCCCCATCTATCTGAAATTTCATTTATTTTCTTATTATATAGGAAATCTAACTATGAGGTCATGTTCAAACAAACCAGATAAAGGTGTGTAGACATAGTAGGCGCCATCCCTATCCGTCAATTCCAATTGGGGATGTGCTGCTGAAATTGTGATGAGCGCATTTACACTTCTTATTTACGAGCAGATAATTTGTAAGTTTCTCTTTCTAATCCTTTCTCCCCTTTTTTCCTACCCCTCCATAAAGCCCATTTTTATACACAGCTTAGAACTTTCTACATTGATTCCATTACAGGAAGTACCATCCAATGTGCGTTTTCCCCCATATTGGTATGAACCACTTACCACTTCCTACAATTCCCCCCCCTCTAATTGAGTCCTCAATCCTTATAGTCGTTTATTAAAGTCAAGACGTAATTTTTGACATTGTCTTTTAGTGGGGATTAAGCTGAAACATATTAAAAATTTGAGGAGGTAGTAAATATGACAACTCACAATACAATGAGCATAGAAGAATTTAAAGAAAGACAACAAACCGTTATGTTAGAAGGCATCGTAGGAGAACCGGTGAAAGTGAACTATACAGACGTAGGTTCAGGAACACCAATCATTCTCTTGCACGGC comes from the Pontibacillus halophilus JSM 076056 = DSM 19796 genome and includes:
- a CDS encoding ATP-binding cassette domain-containing protein → MLSIDLHKQLSHFKLDVQLRIHHELVVLLGRSGSGKTTLLNCIAGLSKPDGGTISIDDQCVYDGNRVFIPPQRRGVGYIFQDYALFPHMTVQKNVEYALTKSERAVQRNHVDAVLETLGISHLRKSKPREISGGEKQRVAVARALVRRPRVLLMDEPFSALDEWSKEEGYGLLESVQQDWQIPILLVTHNYREAERLGDRLIYMEEGRLC
- the modB gene encoding molybdate ABC transporter permease subunit: MDLFPVWLSLRVATISTIIVFIVGTVLGRLFARGTFVGKTVIRSIFMLPLVLPPTVIGFGLLYLFGREGFIGSLLNEWFGIQIVFTWYAAVLASSVVAFPLMFQSAVTAFQQYDANLERAAYTMGAGKWKVFWTVSFPLAWPGLLAGVILTFARALGEFGATLMIASYTKGLTNTLPLEIFFSVESGNQSQAELFVVMMVVLGFGTVFFLNKWNGSPYNN
- the modA gene encoding molybdate ABC transporter substrate-binding protein, whose amino-acid sequence is MYKTISFLLIFLLVGCQTEEEERTLRISVASSLTNVMEEVEQAYEQEHPSIDLLINYGSSGTLAHQIDRGAPADVFLPASTEWMEFVMEKGLIDESTYHELAYNELVVASKEGESYNFQDLLDKKVDSFAMGEPESVPAGTYAKEALGEQWETVQDKAVFAKNVRQVASYIKTGNVDAGFVYRSDVMTLEGLTSLSVVPKERYSQIVYPGAVVALSERSEEAEAFLAYLRSKESQEIFHAHGFKEGG